From the genome of Mycetocola spongiae, one region includes:
- a CDS encoding cytochrome c biogenesis CcdA family protein: MDIGYTGAFLGGILTLLSPCSVMLLPAFFAYAFSSPAKLLQRTGVFYLGLLFTLVPLGLLAGVLGSLLTQNRGVLITTASVLVIVIGAIQVIGITLPGMTRGAAGEGTSAVSVFILGAVYGVAGVCAGPILGSVLTVAATGGNPIYGGIMLAIFALGMALPLGLLSVLWMRFKLGSRGWLKPRRFRIGPWENSVWMVVSGALSIGIGVLLLTTQGTASLGGILTVSDQYAAESWAAQTSSQVSNLWFVVVALGLLLITATLVLLRGRRARMRAAA; this comes from the coding sequence GTGGATATCGGGTATACCGGGGCCTTTCTGGGCGGGATCCTGACGCTGCTGAGCCCGTGCTCGGTCATGCTCCTGCCGGCGTTTTTTGCCTATGCGTTTTCCAGCCCGGCCAAGCTCTTGCAGCGCACGGGCGTGTTCTATCTGGGGCTGCTCTTTACCCTCGTTCCGCTGGGCCTGCTGGCCGGGGTGCTTGGTTCGCTGCTGACCCAGAATCGCGGGGTCCTGATCACCACGGCCTCGGTGCTGGTGATCGTGATCGGGGCCATCCAGGTTATCGGCATCACCCTGCCCGGGATGACCCGCGGCGCGGCCGGCGAGGGCACCTCGGCGGTATCGGTGTTTATCCTCGGGGCCGTCTACGGTGTGGCCGGGGTCTGTGCCGGACCGATCCTGGGCTCGGTACTCACGGTGGCCGCTACCGGGGGAAACCCGATTTATGGCGGCATCATGCTGGCCATCTTTGCGCTCGGTATGGCGCTCCCGCTGGGCCTGCTCTCGGTGCTGTGGATGCGCTTTAAGCTCGGTTCGCGCGGCTGGCTGAAGCCGCGCCGGTTCCGCATCGGCCCGTGGGAGAACTCGGTCTGGATGGTGGTCTCGGGTGCGCTCTCGATCGGGATCGGTGTGCTGCTGCTCACCACCCAGGGCACCGCATCGCTGGGTGGAATCCTCACCGTGAGCGATCAATACGCGGCCGAGTCCTGGGCCGCCCAGACCTCCTCGCAGGTGTCTAACCTGTGGTTTGTGGTGGTTGCGCTGGGCCTGCTCCTGATCACGGCGACGCTGGTGCTGCTGCGCGGCCGGCGTGCGCGCATGCGCGCCGCGGCATAG
- a CDS encoding DsbA family protein, whose protein sequence is MNTPTKKTLWIAATAVAATALAIVMVTVGSPAPEESARVTSPIIESEVQHGPQPEINLARRIDGDTLAIGAVDAPVVMVEYADYRCPFCGVFSRESMPKLTQEFVDSGQLRVEWRDLPVFGEESVAAAVAARAAGLQGMFWEYHDALYAAAPERGHPDYPRTALVEFARGIGVPDLAKFEADLDNTELEDEVFADLAEGSGLGIYSTPSFAINNTPIVGAQPLEVFREAILDELKKAK, encoded by the coding sequence ATGAATACCCCCACGAAAAAAACACTCTGGATCGCGGCGACCGCCGTGGCCGCCACCGCCCTCGCGATCGTCATGGTCACGGTGGGCAGCCCCGCGCCCGAGGAGAGCGCCCGGGTCACCTCCCCGATCATCGAATCGGAGGTGCAGCACGGCCCGCAGCCGGAGATCAACCTCGCGCGGCGCATCGACGGCGATACGCTCGCGATCGGCGCGGTGGATGCCCCCGTGGTGATGGTGGAATACGCCGATTATCGCTGCCCGTTCTGCGGCGTTTTCTCCCGCGAAAGCATGCCCAAGCTGACCCAGGAGTTTGTGGACTCCGGGCAGCTGCGCGTGGAATGGCGCGATCTGCCCGTCTTCGGCGAGGAATCGGTGGCCGCCGCCGTGGCCGCGCGCGCCGCGGGCCTGCAGGGCATGTTCTGGGAGTATCACGATGCCCTCTATGCCGCGGCCCCCGAGCGTGGACACCCCGATTATCCGCGCACGGCCCTGGTGGAGTTTGCGCGCGGAATCGGCGTGCCCGATCTGGCCAAATTTGAGGCGGATCTGGATAATACCGAGCTGGAGGACGAGGTCTTTGCCGATCTCGCCGAGGGCAGCGGGCTGGGCATCTACAGCACCCCGAGCTTTGCGATTAACAACACACCGATCGTGGGGGCCCAGCCGCTTGAGGTCTTCCGCGAGGCCATCCTCGATGAGCTGAAGAAGGCCAAATAG
- a CDS encoding TetR/AcrR family transcriptional regulator, with protein sequence MATAPRKPRSRPETILRRREILEAAVEIFGSKGSVNGTLSDIAEQVGMTHAGILHHFGSKDQLLLEVLSFRDQSDVENLEEQHIPDGIDFFRHLVRTAFRNAQRAGIVQAYAVLSAESVTDNHPAREYFEDRYRTLQSEAAAAFASVCAERGVVPPETVRHASASILAVMDGLQVQWLLDPLHVDLGAASEFAIEAIIAQVLDPRPPILGE encoded by the coding sequence ATGGCCACGGCACCACGAAAACCACGCTCGCGCCCCGAGACGATCCTGCGCCGCCGGGAAATCCTCGAGGCCGCCGTCGAAATCTTCGGCAGCAAGGGCTCGGTAAACGGCACGCTCTCCGATATCGCCGAGCAGGTGGGGATGACCCACGCCGGCATCCTGCACCACTTCGGCTCCAAGGATCAGCTGCTCCTTGAGGTCCTGAGCTTCCGCGATCAGAGCGATGTGGAAAACCTCGAGGAACAGCACATCCCTGATGGCATCGATTTTTTCCGGCACCTCGTGCGCACAGCCTTCCGCAACGCCCAGCGCGCCGGAATCGTGCAGGCCTATGCGGTGCTCTCCGCCGAGTCCGTGACCGATAACCACCCGGCCCGCGAATATTTTGAGGACCGCTACCGCACGCTGCAATCCGAGGCCGCCGCGGCATTCGCCTCGGTCTGCGCCGAGCGCGGCGTGGTCCCTCCCGAGACCGTGCGCCACGCCTCCGCGAGCATCCTGGCGGTCATGGATGGGCTGCAGGTGCAGTGGCTGCTCGATCCACTGCACGTGGACCTCGGGGCAGCCAGCGAGTTTGCGATCGAGGCGATCATCGCGCAGGTACTCGACCCGCGCCCGCCGATCCTCGGCGAATAA
- a CDS encoding ABC transporter substrate-binding protein, with product MTKKSSLVALGLAAALALTGCAGGNNAGGGDAKGSALTIAKPDGAIATESNNPWVGDSSGLKLGYINAILEPLGLINLIAPDEPAQPWLAKEIVWADDYKSVTFTAREDVKWNDGTDFSADDIAYTFGMFKDQPELDTAAIGVTDVQQDGDKVTVSFANSNFVKQDKVLHKHIVPKHIWEKVDNPAEFENINPVGTGPYTLSKFDTQSVELKARDDYWGGKPAVPTLYYVSYNDNTALTTALANGDADWAQAFIPNVKKAFLDKDPEHNVNWAAAGLGIDAMFVNTTKAPFDNRAFREAMNLVIDRDKHREIAREGAIPSISSITGLPTPAGDPFISPEYEGKEFKVDLDAAKKTLTEAGYTWSGETLNDPAGEAVTFDITVPQGWNDYVTGISLIADAAKTLGVDATVTTPDSDTWWEKKSTGDFQAILHWTDTGSTPFNIYGDIMDGARLKALGESADFNFGRYDNPAVTTALAEYANATEDAARTEALAKVQTIFVEDVPAMAIGTRPYIGSYNTRSYVGWPNEKDAYAPADPTQPNAVLILTKLKAAE from the coding sequence ATGACAAAGAAGTCCTCTTTGGTCGCCCTGGGGCTGGCGGCCGCACTCGCGCTCACCGGTTGCGCCGGTGGCAATAACGCTGGCGGAGGCGACGCCAAGGGCTCGGCCCTGACCATCGCCAAGCCCGATGGAGCCATCGCCACCGAGTCCAATAACCCCTGGGTTGGCGACTCCTCCGGCCTTAAGCTCGGCTATATCAACGCCATCCTGGAGCCCCTGGGCCTGATCAACCTGATCGCCCCGGACGAGCCCGCACAGCCGTGGCTCGCCAAGGAGATCGTCTGGGCCGACGACTATAAGTCCGTGACCTTCACCGCCCGCGAGGACGTGAAGTGGAACGACGGCACCGATTTCTCCGCCGATGACATCGCCTATACGTTTGGCATGTTCAAGGACCAGCCCGAGCTCGACACCGCCGCCATCGGCGTCACCGATGTGCAGCAGGACGGCGATAAGGTCACCGTCTCCTTCGCCAACTCCAACTTCGTGAAGCAGGACAAGGTGCTGCATAAGCACATCGTCCCCAAGCACATCTGGGAGAAGGTGGACAACCCCGCCGAGTTCGAGAACATCAACCCCGTGGGCACCGGCCCCTATACCCTGAGCAAATTTGACACCCAGAGCGTGGAGCTCAAGGCACGCGATGACTACTGGGGTGGCAAGCCCGCCGTCCCCACCCTGTACTACGTGTCCTATAACGACAACACCGCACTGACCACCGCGCTCGCCAACGGCGATGCCGACTGGGCCCAGGCCTTCATCCCCAACGTCAAGAAGGCGTTCCTGGATAAGGACCCGGAGCACAACGTGAACTGGGCCGCCGCCGGCCTCGGAATCGACGCGATGTTTGTGAATACCACCAAGGCACCGTTTGATAACCGCGCCTTCCGCGAGGCCATGAACCTCGTGATCGACCGCGATAAGCACCGCGAGATCGCCCGCGAGGGTGCAATCCCCTCGATCAGCTCGATCACCGGTCTGCCCACCCCCGCGGGTGACCCCTTCATCTCGCCCGAGTATGAGGGCAAGGAGTTCAAGGTGGACCTCGATGCCGCCAAGAAGACCCTCACCGAGGCCGGTTATACCTGGTCCGGCGAGACCCTGAACGACCCGGCCGGCGAGGCCGTGACCTTTGATATCACCGTGCCCCAGGGCTGGAACGACTACGTGACCGGCATCAGCCTGATCGCCGACGCCGCGAAGACCCTCGGCGTGGACGCCACCGTGACCACCCCCGATTCCGATACCTGGTGGGAAAAGAAGAGCACGGGTGACTTCCAGGCCATCCTGCACTGGACCGATACCGGTTCCACGCCCTTCAACATCTACGGCGACATCATGGACGGCGCCCGCCTGAAGGCCCTCGGCGAAAGCGCCGACTTCAACTTCGGTCGCTATGACAACCCCGCCGTGACCACCGCGCTGGCCGAATACGCCAATGCCACCGAGGATGCCGCCCGCACCGAGGCCCTCGCCAAGGTACAGACCATCTTTGTGGAGGACGTCCCGGCCATGGCCATCGGAACCCGCCCCTATATCGGTTCGTATAACACCCGCAGCTACGTCGGCTGGCCCAATGAGAAGGACGCGTATGCTCCCGCGGACCCGACCCAGCCGAACGCCGTGCTGATCCTCACCAAGCTCAAGGCCGCCGAGTAA
- a CDS encoding ABC transporter ATP-binding protein: MYDVDPPVEAVRDVSITLRRGEILGLAGESGCGKTTLAYGVQRLLKPPAVITGGSAIFHDESGTDIDLNTLSDEQMRAFRWDKASMVFQGAMNALNPVVNIGKQLADVFQTHRPEMGRAERREECGRLLDIVGVGRDRLRAFPHELSGGMRQRVMIAMALALKPQLMIMDEPTTALDVLVQREILQQISELRREFGFSVIFITHDLPLLLEISDRIAVMRAGKVVEINSAEQIYTHAQHEYTRKLLASFPSLTGERGDFVRGAVSPAAEQTGE, translated from the coding sequence ATGTACGACGTGGATCCCCCCGTCGAAGCCGTCCGCGACGTGTCGATCACCCTGCGCCGCGGCGAAATCCTCGGCCTCGCCGGCGAATCCGGCTGCGGAAAAACCACCCTCGCCTATGGCGTGCAGCGCCTGCTGAAGCCGCCGGCCGTGATCACGGGCGGCTCGGCCATCTTCCACGATGAATCGGGCACGGATATCGACCTGAATACCCTGAGCGATGAGCAGATGCGCGCCTTCCGCTGGGATAAGGCCTCGATGGTGTTCCAGGGTGCGATGAACGCCCTGAACCCCGTGGTGAATATCGGCAAGCAGCTCGCCGATGTTTTCCAGACCCACCGCCCCGAGATGGGCCGCGCCGAGCGCCGCGAGGAATGCGGACGCCTCCTGGATATTGTTGGGGTGGGCCGGGACCGCCTGCGCGCATTCCCGCATGAGCTCTCCGGCGGTATGCGCCAGCGCGTCATGATCGCGATGGCCCTCGCCCTGAAGCCGCAGCTGATGATCATGGACGAGCCGACCACCGCACTGGACGTGCTGGTGCAGCGCGAAATCCTGCAGCAGATCTCCGAGCTGCGCCGCGAATTTGGGTTCTCCGTGATCTTCATCACCCACGACCTTCCCCTGCTCCTGGAAATCTCCGACCGGATCGCCGTGATGCGCGCGGGCAAGGTTGTGGAGATTAACAGCGCCGAGCAGATCTATACCCACGCCCAGCACGAGTACACGCGTAAGCTGCTGGCCTCGTTCCCGAGCCTGACCGGTGAGCGCGGCGATTTTGTGCGCGGAGCCGTCTCGCCCGCCGCCGAGCAAACCGGAGAATAA
- a CDS encoding ABC transporter ATP-binding protein: MTTLEFNDVSKKYRVRGSGEFLALDRVNFTLTSGKTIALVGQSGSGKSTIAKILTQLERASSGEVLLDGKPIPKRGRALRGYRQQVRMVFQDPFASLNPYHTIRHHIERPLRLDHVVPSDQVEDEVIRLLERVRLSPADTIDRRPHELSGGQRQRVAIARALASRPSLLIADEPVSMLDVSIRLGVLNLLGDLQRESNLGVLYITHDLATARHFSDEIMVLHHGRVVERGNADDVILNPQHEYTRALRDASPDPDKHFATPGSTPSPRS, from the coding sequence ATGACGACCCTCGAATTTAACGACGTCTCCAAGAAATACCGGGTCCGCGGATCCGGCGAGTTTCTCGCCCTCGACCGGGTGAACTTCACACTGACCTCGGGGAAGACCATCGCCCTGGTGGGCCAGAGCGGCAGCGGCAAGTCCACGATCGCCAAGATCCTCACCCAGCTGGAGCGCGCAAGCTCGGGCGAGGTGCTGCTGGACGGCAAGCCGATCCCCAAGCGCGGACGCGCCCTGCGCGGCTATCGCCAGCAGGTGCGCATGGTCTTCCAGGACCCCTTCGCCTCGCTGAACCCGTATCACACCATCCGGCACCACATCGAGCGCCCCCTGCGCCTGGACCACGTGGTGCCCTCGGATCAGGTGGAGGACGAGGTGATCCGGCTGCTGGAGCGGGTGCGCCTGTCTCCCGCGGATACCATCGACCGCCGCCCGCACGAGCTCTCGGGTGGGCAGCGCCAGCGCGTGGCCATCGCCCGCGCCCTCGCCTCGCGGCCCTCGCTGCTGATCGCCGATGAGCCGGTATCGATGCTCGATGTCTCGATCCGCCTCGGCGTGCTGAACCTGCTCGGGGACCTGCAGCGCGAGTCCAACCTCGGGGTGCTGTATATCACCCACGACCTGGCCACCGCGCGCCACTTCAGCGACGAGATCATGGTGCTGCACCACGGCCGCGTGGTCGAGCGTGGAAACGCCGATGACGTGATCCTCAACCCGCAGCACGAGTACACCCGGGCCCTGCGCGATGCGTCCCCGGACCCGGATAAGCACTTCGCCACCCCCGGCTCGACCCCTTCCCCCCGGAGCTGA
- a CDS encoding ABC transporter permease: protein MRFFLRRTAFYLFTAWAAITINFFLPRMMKGDPISAYLAKNQGKISPDAIESLKTLFGLDDGRSLLEQYIDYWRLLFSGDLGRSFSKGLAPVTDVISSALPWTIGLVGIATVLSFFIGTSVGAWVGWRRGSRADFVVPVATFFSTVPYFWMGLIAIAFFSTTLGWFPASHAYDKGSTPAFSWDFIGQVIQHGTLPALTIVITSLGGWILGMRNMMVTVMDEDYVTVAQAKGLTQRRVLMNYAARNAILPQLSSFALSLGFIVGGTLVMELVFSYPGVGKLLLDATNAKDYPLMQGLFLIITLTILVANILADIAYAILDPRTRQTEA, encoded by the coding sequence GTGAGATTTTTCCTCCGCCGCACCGCGTTTTATCTGTTCACCGCGTGGGCCGCGATCACCATTAACTTCTTCCTCCCGCGGATGATGAAGGGCGATCCGATCTCCGCCTATCTGGCGAAAAACCAGGGCAAGATCAGCCCCGACGCGATCGAATCGCTCAAGACCCTCTTTGGGCTGGACGACGGCCGCTCGCTGCTCGAACAGTACATCGACTATTGGCGACTGCTGTTCTCGGGCGACCTGGGGCGCTCCTTCTCCAAGGGCCTCGCCCCCGTGACCGATGTGATCTCCTCGGCGCTGCCCTGGACCATCGGCCTGGTGGGTATCGCGACCGTGCTGTCCTTTTTCATCGGCACGTCCGTGGGCGCCTGGGTGGGCTGGCGGCGCGGAAGCCGCGCCGATTTTGTGGTGCCCGTGGCCACGTTCTTCTCGACCGTGCCGTATTTCTGGATGGGTCTGATCGCGATCGCGTTCTTCTCCACCACGCTCGGCTGGTTCCCCGCCTCGCACGCCTATGACAAGGGCTCAACCCCGGCGTTCTCCTGGGACTTCATCGGCCAGGTGATCCAACACGGCACCCTGCCGGCCCTGACCATCGTGATCACCTCGCTCGGTGGCTGGATCCTCGGAATGCGCAACATGATGGTGACCGTGATGGATGAGGACTATGTCACCGTGGCCCAGGCCAAGGGCCTCACCCAGCGCCGCGTGCTGATGAATTATGCCGCGCGCAACGCGATCCTCCCGCAGCTCTCCAGCTTCGCGCTATCCCTCGGCTTTATCGTCGGTGGAACGCTCGTGATGGAGCTGGTGTTCTCCTATCCCGGCGTGGGAAAGCTCCTGCTGGACGCCACCAACGCCAAGGACTACCCGCTGATGCAGGGGCTATTCCTCATCATTACGCTGACGATTCTTGTGGCGAATATCCTCGCCGATATCGCCTATGCGATCCTCGACCCGCGCACCCGCCAGACGGAGGCCTAA
- a CDS encoding ABC transporter permease, whose protein sequence is MTHPETAVLAAQEPAAPVTPVAPRPRTFWSKLGQSFSMFRNGKSIAGLIILGFFVLIALLSDLIAPYGPLDKDFTALKQPPSAAHWLGTTHMGEDVLSQIIYGTRGVLVVGFAAGIIATLIAVVVGVTAGYISGWKSEGLSAITNVFLVLPGLPLIIIVASQYQNPSLLLISGVLAITGWAWGGRVLRAQTMSLRNRDFVQAARANGEPLYRIITVEMLPNLTAIIASSFVGTVTAAVLGLTTLAFIGVIPITNLNWGTILFWAQQNGAFPDFWWWYVPAGLCIALLGMALSLINFGIDEYVNPRLRSAGERARAMRKKGIKMSSSVTAVRTQDPGEEPAPPAGN, encoded by the coding sequence ATGACTCATCCCGAAACCGCGGTCCTGGCCGCCCAGGAACCGGCAGCCCCGGTCACCCCGGTCGCCCCGCGCCCGCGCACCTTTTGGTCCAAGCTGGGACAGTCGTTCTCGATGTTCCGCAACGGCAAGTCCATCGCGGGACTGATCATCCTCGGATTTTTTGTCCTGATCGCCCTGCTGAGCGATCTGATCGCGCCCTATGGCCCGCTGGATAAGGACTTCACGGCGCTGAAGCAGCCGCCCTCCGCGGCGCACTGGCTGGGCACCACCCATATGGGCGAGGACGTACTCAGCCAGATCATCTACGGAACCCGCGGCGTGCTTGTGGTGGGTTTTGCGGCCGGAATCATCGCCACGCTGATCGCCGTGGTCGTGGGTGTCACCGCGGGCTATATCTCCGGGTGGAAGAGCGAGGGCCTCTCGGCCATCACCAACGTCTTCCTGGTGCTGCCCGGGCTGCCGCTGATCATCATCGTGGCCTCGCAATATCAAAACCCCTCGCTGCTGCTGATCTCGGGTGTGCTCGCCATCACCGGCTGGGCCTGGGGTGGGCGCGTGCTGCGCGCCCAGACCATGTCGCTGCGCAACCGCGATTTTGTGCAGGCGGCGCGCGCCAATGGCGAGCCGCTCTACCGCATCATCACGGTGGAAATGCTGCCCAACCTCACCGCGATCATCGCGTCGAGCTTCGTGGGAACCGTGACCGCCGCGGTGCTGGGACTGACCACGCTGGCGTTTATCGGCGTGATCCCGATCACCAACCTGAACTGGGGAACCATCCTGTTCTGGGCGCAGCAAAACGGTGCGTTCCCGGACTTCTGGTGGTGGTATGTGCCCGCCGGTCTGTGCATCGCGCTGCTGGGTATGGCGCTCTCGCTGATCAATTTTGGCATCGATGAATACGTGAACCCCCGCCTGCGTAGCGCCGGCGAGCGGGCCCGCGCGATGCGTAAGAAGGGCATCAAGATGAGCTCGAGCGTGACCGCCGTGCGCACCCAGGACCCGGGTGAGGAACCCGCACCCCCGGCCGGTAACTAA
- a CDS encoding exo-beta-d-1,3/1,6-glucosidase, giving the protein MVKNTSPELPFRDPSLSIPERVEDLLGRMSREQKVGQMLQLDARDDLDDHVLNTHVGSILHSSPERVLRAHELTARTELQIPLLVGEDCIHGNSFWEGATIFPTQLGMAGTWNTELTEAVARVTAIETAATGVHWTFSPVLCIARDLRWGRVNETFGEDPFLIGELASAMVRGYQGDGLGDPTAILATAKHFAGYSETQGGRDASEADISRRKLRSWFLPPFERVAREGCRTFMLGYQSTDGVPITVNNWLLNDVLRGEWGYTGTLVTDWDNVGRMVWEQQVQPDYAHASAAAVKAGNDMVMTTPKFFRGALDAISQGLLTEEELHPAVRRILTLKFELGLFENPRHPDSEAQERVIASAEHTALNLEVARRSIVLLRNEGVLPLPAAPRTRIAVVGPVADDAQNQLGDWAGNSGQAGWLPDGHPREMIRTVLDGFREASPADWDVSYHRGADILTLAADPEGEFFPDGQPRPQVVVPVEPDAAQIAEAVEAARAADYVVAVVGDHIELVGEGRSTATLELIGGQVALLDALAETGTPLIVVLIASKPLVLPESALNAAAVIWAASPGMLGGQAIAEIALGQIEPSGRLPISFAKHAGQQPTYYNQIRGQHGSRYADLTQSPTFAFGEGLSFSTVEYSDLRLAATTLGHADTVRAEITLKNTGSRPARETVQVYVSDTVTSVSWAEKELKAYRQVDVEPGAEVTVSVEVPVAECTIVDAEGNRIIEDGAFELRVGPSSREEALLRATFTVVR; this is encoded by the coding sequence ATGGTAAAAAACACCTCCCCGGAACTTCCCTTCCGCGATCCCTCCCTGAGCATTCCCGAGCGCGTGGAGGACCTGCTGGGCCGGATGAGCCGCGAGCAGAAGGTGGGGCAGATGCTCCAGCTGGATGCCCGCGATGACCTCGACGATCACGTGCTGAATACCCACGTCGGCTCGATCCTGCACAGCTCGCCCGAGCGGGTGCTGCGCGCCCACGAGCTGACCGCCCGCACCGAGCTGCAGATCCCGCTGCTCGTGGGCGAGGACTGCATCCACGGCAACTCCTTCTGGGAGGGCGCCACGATCTTCCCCACCCAGCTCGGCATGGCCGGCACCTGGAATACCGAGCTGACCGAGGCCGTCGCGCGGGTCACCGCAATCGAGACCGCCGCGACCGGTGTGCACTGGACGTTCTCTCCCGTGCTCTGCATCGCCCGCGACCTGCGCTGGGGTCGGGTTAACGAGACCTTCGGTGAGGATCCGTTCCTGATCGGCGAGCTGGCCTCGGCCATGGTCCGCGGCTATCAGGGCGACGGGCTCGGCGATCCCACCGCGATCCTCGCGACCGCAAAGCACTTCGCCGGCTATTCCGAGACCCAGGGCGGCCGCGATGCCAGCGAGGCCGATATCTCGCGCCGCAAGCTGCGCTCGTGGTTCCTGCCGCCGTTTGAGCGCGTGGCCCGCGAGGGATGCCGCACGTTTATGCTCGGCTATCAGAGCACCGATGGTGTGCCGATCACCGTGAATAACTGGCTGCTCAACGACGTGCTGCGCGGCGAATGGGGCTATACCGGAACCCTGGTCACCGACTGGGATAACGTGGGCCGGATGGTCTGGGAGCAGCAGGTGCAGCCCGATTATGCCCACGCCTCGGCCGCCGCCGTGAAGGCCGGCAACGATATGGTGATGACCACGCCGAAGTTCTTCCGCGGTGCACTGGACGCCATTTCCCAGGGCCTGCTGACCGAGGAGGAGCTGCACCCCGCCGTGCGCCGCATCCTCACGCTGAAATTTGAGCTGGGCCTCTTTGAAAACCCGCGCCACCCCGATTCCGAGGCGCAGGAGCGCGTGATCGCCAGCGCCGAGCACACGGCACTGAACCTCGAGGTGGCCCGCCGCTCCATCGTGCTGCTGCGCAACGAGGGTGTGCTGCCGCTGCCCGCGGCCCCGCGCACCCGCATCGCCGTGGTGGGCCCGGTGGCCGATGACGCCCAGAACCAGCTCGGAGACTGGGCCGGCAACTCGGGACAGGCCGGCTGGCTGCCCGATGGCCACCCGCGCGAGATGATCCGCACCGTGCTTGACGGCTTCCGCGAGGCGAGCCCCGCCGACTGGGACGTGAGCTATCACCGCGGCGCCGATATCCTGACCCTCGCGGCCGATCCCGAGGGGGAGTTTTTCCCCGATGGTCAGCCGCGCCCGCAGGTGGTGGTGCCCGTGGAGCCCGATGCCGCGCAGATCGCCGAGGCCGTGGAGGCCGCCCGCGCGGCCGATTATGTGGTTGCCGTGGTGGGCGATCATATTGAGCTCGTGGGAGAGGGCCGCTCGACCGCGACCCTCGAGCTGATTGGTGGCCAGGTGGCGCTGCTGGACGCGCTCGCCGAGACGGGAACGCCGCTGATCGTGGTCCTGATCGCCTCCAAGCCGCTGGTGCTGCCCGAATCGGCGCTGAATGCCGCCGCCGTGATCTGGGCCGCGAGCCCGGGCATGCTGGGTGGCCAGGCGATCGCCGAGATCGCGCTGGGTCAGATTGAGCCGAGCGGCCGCCTGCCGATCTCCTTTGCCAAGCACGCGGGCCAGCAGCCCACGTATTACAACCAGATCCGCGGACAGCACGGTAGCCGCTATGCCGACCTCACGCAGAGCCCCACGTTTGCCTTTGGTGAGGGCCTGTCCTTCAGCACCGTGGAATATTCGGATCTGCGCCTGGCCGCGACCACGCTGGGTCATGCCGATACCGTGCGCGCCGAGATCACCCTGAAAAACACCGGTTCCCGGCCCGCGCGCGAGACCGTGCAGGTTTATGTGAGCGATACCGTGACCTCGGTGAGCTGGGCCGAGAAGGAGCTCAAGGCCTATCGGCAGGTGGACGTGGAGCCCGGTGCCGAGGTGACCGTGAGCGTGGAGGTGCCCGTGGCCGAGTGCACGATCGTGGATGCCGAGGGTAACCGCATCATCGAGGACGGCGCGTTTGAGCTGCGCGTGGGTCCCTCCTCGCGCGAGGAGGCACTGCTGCGCGCGACCTTCACGGTGGTCCGCTAA